A window of the Nisaea acidiphila genome harbors these coding sequences:
- a CDS encoding IclR family transcriptional regulator — MSRDNDPTEDGKDRQFVTALARGLEILRAFEPGDGGLGNQELAERTKLPKPTVSRLTHTLKTLGYLTFDDSTGLYQLGPSVLSLGYSFLANLDIRSRARPLMQEMANDVDAAISLGTRDRLTMLYLETCRGDGALTLRLDVGSRIPIAETAMGRAFLAALPEEERGYLMDHIERKDPERFSFLKDGVDQAVEDVATRGFTLSLADWHKDVHAVGVPVVLPDRSAVFALNCGGPRFLLTKELLEEDLGPRLVRLAETLTMGGQSFRVVAANP; from the coding sequence ATGTCCCGCGACAACGATCCGACAGAAGACGGAAAAGACCGCCAGTTCGTTACCGCCCTTGCCCGCGGCCTCGAAATTCTGCGCGCCTTCGAACCTGGCGACGGCGGGCTCGGCAATCAGGAACTGGCCGAGCGCACCAAGCTTCCGAAGCCAACCGTCTCGCGGCTGACCCATACACTGAAGACCCTTGGCTACCTCACCTTCGACGACTCGACCGGGCTTTATCAACTTGGGCCAAGCGTGTTGTCGCTCGGCTACTCCTTCCTCGCCAATCTCGACATCCGCTCGCGGGCCCGCCCGCTTATGCAGGAGATGGCGAACGACGTGGATGCCGCCATCTCGCTCGGCACACGCGACCGGCTGACGATGCTCTATCTTGAGACCTGCCGGGGCGACGGCGCGTTGACGCTGCGCCTGGATGTCGGCTCCCGCATCCCTATTGCGGAAACGGCGATGGGCCGGGCATTCCTCGCCGCCCTGCCGGAAGAGGAGCGCGGTTATCTGATGGACCATATCGAGCGCAAGGACCCCGAGCGGTTTTCCTTCCTGAAAGACGGTGTCGATCAGGCGGTCGAGGACGTCGCGACCCGCGGTTTCACCCTCTCGCTGGCAGACTGGCATAAAGACGTGCACGCGGTCGGCGTGCCTGTGGTCCTGCCGGACCGCTCGGCGGTGTTCGCCCTCAATTGCGGCGGCCCGCGCTTTCTTCTGACCAAGGAGCTGCTTGAAGAGGACCTCGGCCCGCGCCTGGTTCGTCTGGCAGAGACCCTGACCATGGGCGGACAAAGCTTCCGCGTTGTCGCCGCCAATCCCTGA
- a CDS encoding class I adenylate-forming enzyme family protein: MTSTFERSFPEGSYLHAIVDRRAEDSADRPLLTDDTVSLDGQGLKAAVLKAETALRDYGVRGGDRVLLVNENSVALQVMIFALSRIGAWTVLINARLTEAEIAKIAEHSGARTTIFTTGVSPDAAAHAANANAVPFDAGQIGDLMIAPLNEAAQAEPLDADGTKQVAALIYTSGTTGQPKGVMLTHGNLLFIAEASGSIRKIGPSDFAYGVLPTSHVFGLASVFLGTLAHGGHLRTVSRFVPMEAARALEEDGVTIFQGVPAMYAHLLELSAKRGAPLPAPKLRYLSAGGAPLDLAIKERVEKMWNQPLHNGYGLTETSPTVTTTRMESPVSDESVGPVLPGVECRIADQETGLPRKAGEVGEIWVRGANVMKGYYRDPEQTAKAVTSDGWFKTGDLGRMDGDGNLYVVGRLKELIIRSGFNVYPAEVEGVLAAHPDIALSAVVGRVVGDNEEVVAFVQPIAGRIIEKSELEAHMRANLAPYKCPSHYVFLEALPATATGKILKAQLKKTAENLSIV; this comes from the coding sequence ATGACCAGTACTTTCGAACGCAGCTTTCCCGAAGGCTCGTACCTGCACGCGATCGTCGACCGCCGGGCGGAGGACTCCGCGGACCGTCCGCTGCTGACAGATGACACGGTAAGTCTCGACGGCCAGGGCCTGAAGGCGGCGGTGCTGAAGGCTGAGACGGCATTGCGCGACTACGGCGTGCGCGGCGGTGACCGGGTTCTTCTGGTCAACGAAAACTCCGTCGCACTGCAGGTCATGATTTTCGCGCTGTCGCGGATCGGGGCATGGACCGTTCTCATAAACGCGCGTCTGACCGAAGCCGAGATCGCCAAGATCGCGGAGCATTCCGGCGCGCGCACCACGATCTTCACGACCGGCGTCTCGCCCGATGCGGCGGCGCATGCGGCGAATGCCAACGCGGTTCCGTTCGATGCCGGGCAAATCGGCGATCTGATGATCGCGCCGCTGAACGAGGCGGCCCAGGCGGAACCGCTCGATGCCGACGGCACCAAACAGGTTGCGGCCCTGATTTATACCTCCGGCACCACGGGCCAGCCCAAAGGCGTCATGCTGACCCATGGCAACCTCCTGTTCATCGCCGAGGCCTCAGGCAGCATCCGCAAGATCGGGCCGTCGGATTTCGCCTATGGCGTACTCCCGACCTCGCACGTTTTCGGCCTCGCCTCGGTCTTTCTCGGCACGCTCGCCCATGGCGGCCATCTGCGCACCGTCTCCCGCTTCGTGCCGATGGAAGCCGCGCGTGCGCTCGAGGAAGACGGCGTCACCATCTTTCAGGGCGTGCCGGCCATGTATGCCCACCTGCTCGAACTCTCGGCAAAGCGGGGGGCACCGCTTCCAGCGCCGAAGCTGCGCTATCTTTCGGCCGGCGGCGCCCCCCTTGATCTCGCCATCAAGGAACGCGTCGAGAAAATGTGGAACCAGCCATTGCATAACGGCTACGGGCTGACGGAGACCTCCCCGACCGTCACCACGACGCGGATGGAAAGTCCGGTATCCGACGAATCTGTCGGCCCTGTCCTGCCTGGGGTCGAATGCCGTATCGCGGATCAGGAGACCGGACTGCCGCGCAAGGCGGGAGAGGTCGGGGAAATCTGGGTGCGTGGCGCAAATGTCATGAAAGGCTATTACCGCGACCCGGAGCAGACCGCCAAAGCGGTGACCTCGGACGGCTGGTTCAAGACCGGCGATCTCGGCCGCATGGACGGAGACGGCAACCTCTATGTTGTCGGAAGACTGAAGGAACTGATCATCCGTTCCGGGTTCAATGTCTATCCGGCGGAGGTCGAGGGCGTGCTCGCCGCGCATCCGGATATCGCACTCTCCGCCGTCGTCGGACGCGTTGTCGGCGACAACGAGGAAGTCGTCGCTTTTGTGCAGCCCATCGCAGGCCGGATCATCGAGAAATCCGAGCTCGAAGCACATATGCGAGCAAACCTCGCGCCCTACAAATGCCCGAGCCATTACGTTTTTCTTGAGGCGCTTCCAGCAACGGCGACAGGCAAAATTCTGAAGGCCCAGCTTAAGAAAACAGCGGAAAATCTCAGCATCGTGTGA
- a CDS encoding DEAD/DEAH box helicase, translating into MTCKTFSELALCEPLLRSLQDAGFETPTPIQQQSIPLVLDRRDLLAIAQTGTGKTAAFSLPILQHLWESDKDGRRRLPAKTVRVLILAPTRELAVQIGENIATFTRHLKMKQVVIVGGVSFGPQRAALGRGADVLVATPGRLLDLVQQNAVILDAVSHLVLDEADRMLDMGFVHDVRKIARLVPEARQTLLFSATMPPKVEQLAQFLLDEPARVEVTPEVVTVDRIKQTVHHVEAPAKKNLLLQVMSDPDYAKVIIFTRTKHKADRISKMLTASGIESEALHGNKTQSARQRALGRFKQGAVRALVATDIAARGIDVSDISHVINFELPNEPESYVHRIGRTARAGTDGSALSLCAPDEFAYLKDIERLIGQRIEVVGGTAPEGSAANDGGQPKNGRGNGARKSRGRKRNGKPFAKGPSDKPPQQQQRAPKGKPQNNKTRPQKPAAGGDGKLRRKSRDRREAA; encoded by the coding sequence GTGACTTGTAAGACTTTCTCCGAGCTCGCCCTGTGCGAGCCGCTCCTGCGTTCCCTACAGGACGCAGGGTTCGAAACCCCGACCCCCATTCAGCAGCAATCCATTCCCCTGGTTCTCGATCGGCGCGACCTGCTCGCGATCGCCCAGACCGGGACCGGCAAGACTGCAGCCTTCTCGCTGCCGATCCTGCAGCATCTCTGGGAAAGCGATAAGGATGGCCGCAGGCGCCTGCCTGCGAAGACGGTCCGGGTATTGATTCTGGCCCCAACCCGCGAACTCGCCGTTCAGATCGGCGAGAATATCGCGACCTTTACCCGCCACCTGAAGATGAAACAGGTCGTCATCGTCGGCGGCGTCAGCTTCGGCCCGCAACGCGCGGCCCTCGGCCGCGGCGCCGATGTGCTCGTTGCAACCCCCGGCCGCCTTCTCGACCTCGTGCAGCAGAACGCCGTCATTCTTGACGCGGTCTCTCACCTCGTGCTCGACGAGGCTGACCGGATGCTCGATATGGGCTTCGTCCACGATGTCCGGAAGATCGCCCGGCTGGTTCCCGAGGCGCGGCAGACCCTGCTCTTCTCGGCCACAATGCCGCCGAAGGTTGAACAGCTTGCCCAGTTCCTGCTCGATGAGCCGGCACGGGTCGAAGTGACCCCGGAAGTGGTGACGGTCGACCGCATCAAGCAAACAGTCCACCATGTCGAGGCGCCGGCGAAAAAGAACCTGCTGCTGCAGGTCATGTCGGACCCGGATTATGCCAAGGTGATCATCTTCACCCGGACCAAGCACAAGGCGGACCGGATCTCGAAGATGCTGACCGCCTCCGGCATCGAGTCCGAGGCTCTGCACGGCAACAAGACCCAGAGCGCCCGCCAGCGCGCGCTCGGCCGCTTCAAGCAGGGTGCGGTCCGTGCCCTTGTCGCGACCGATATCGCGGCCCGCGGCATCGATGTCAGCGACATCTCCCACGTGATCAATTTCGAGCTCCCGAACGAGCCGGAAAGCTACGTCCACCGGATCGGCCGGACGGCGCGGGCCGGCACCGACGGCAGTGCGCTCTCGCTCTGCGCGCCGGACGAGTTCGCGTATCTGAAGGATATCGAACGTCTGATCGGGCAGCGCATCGAGGTTGTGGGCGGCACCGCACCGGAAGGCTCGGCCGCGAACGATGGCGGCCAGCCGAAAAACGGCCGAGGAAACGGCGCCCGCAAGAGTCGCGGTCGCAAACGGAATGGAAAGCCGTTCGCAAAGGGTCCTTCGGACAAGCCGCCGCAACAGCAGCAGCGCGCACCGAAAGGCAAGCCGCAAAACAACAAGACACGGCCGCAGAAACCGGCTGCCGGAGGAGACGGGAAGCTCCGCCGGAAGTCCAGGGATCGCCGCGAGGCCGCGTAG
- a CDS encoding cold-shock protein, whose product MPTGTVKWFNTTKGYGFIKPDDGGSDVFVHITALQTAGLTDLPDGTKITYELEEDSRRGRSFAADLKVD is encoded by the coding sequence ATGCCGACAGGGACAGTGAAGTGGTTCAACACCACCAAAGGCTATGGCTTCATCAAACCGGATGACGGCGGGTCCGATGTGTTCGTGCACATCACCGCTCTGCAGACCGCCGGCCTGACCGATCTGCCGGACGGCACGAAGATCACCTACGAGCTGGAAGAAGATTCCCGCCGCGGCCGGTCTTTTGCCGCCGACCTGAAGGTCGACTAA
- a CDS encoding dipeptidase, with translation MTDTLIPIFDGHNDTLLRLVLGKTGGGAGSFFEQGERGHIDLPRARKGGFCGGLFAMFTPSRISEGEELELSPRDPANFAPVSQAVAEPFTQRMIDMARSLEERSRGTVVIAHSIAEARRAMSDGKLAVILHIEGVECLKTDLSNLHGLYQAGLRSLGPVWSRKNDFGDGVPMSFPSSPDTGSGLTEAGENLIRACNTMGIMVDLSHITEKGFWDVARLSTKPLVASHSNVHAICPSPRNLTDAQLEAIRASGGLVGVNFHVGFLRTDGQQNAATDLDQIVAHTDYLLEKLGEDGVAFGSDFDGCTVPDGIGDVTGLPHLIDRYRLAGYGEELIRKIAAENWLSLLARTGI, from the coding sequence TTGACCGATACTCTCATTCCGATTTTCGACGGCCATAACGACACGCTTCTCCGACTGGTGCTCGGGAAGACCGGGGGCGGTGCCGGGAGCTTCTTCGAGCAGGGGGAACGGGGACATATCGATCTTCCGCGGGCGCGCAAGGGCGGCTTCTGCGGCGGTCTTTTCGCGATGTTCACGCCGTCCCGGATTTCGGAAGGCGAAGAGTTGGAACTCTCGCCGCGGGATCCGGCCAATTTCGCCCCCGTATCGCAAGCTGTGGCCGAGCCATTCACGCAGCGCATGATCGATATGGCGCGGTCGCTCGAGGAACGCTCCCGGGGAACCGTCGTGATCGCTCATTCGATAGCCGAGGCGCGGCGGGCGATGTCCGACGGCAAGCTCGCGGTCATCCTGCATATCGAGGGCGTCGAATGCCTGAAGACGGACCTCTCGAACCTGCACGGCCTCTACCAGGCGGGCCTGCGCTCGCTTGGACCGGTCTGGAGCAGGAAGAACGATTTCGGGGACGGTGTGCCGATGAGTTTCCCGTCTTCGCCGGATACAGGCAGCGGCCTGACCGAGGCGGGCGAGAATCTGATCAGGGCCTGTAACACGATGGGCATAATGGTCGACCTTTCGCACATCACCGAGAAGGGGTTCTGGGACGTCGCGCGCCTTTCGACCAAGCCGCTCGTCGCGTCGCACTCGAACGTGCATGCGATCTGCCCGTCGCCGCGCAATCTGACAGACGCGCAGCTTGAGGCGATCAGGGCCAGCGGCGGCCTCGTCGGGGTTAATTTCCATGTCGGGTTCCTGCGGACCGACGGCCAACAGAATGCGGCGACGGATCTGGATCAGATCGTCGCCCATACGGACTATCTGCTGGAAAAGCTCGGCGAGGACGGGGTCGCTTTCGGATCCGACTTCGACGGCTGCACCGTTCCGGACGGGATCGGCGACGTGACCGGCCTGCCGCATCTCATCGACCGGTATCGTCTGGCGGGATATGGCGAGGAACTGATCCGCAAGATCGCTGCGGAGAACTGGCTGTCACTCTTGGCGCGTACCGGGATCTGA
- a CDS encoding TRAP transporter permease, giving the protein MSEQISPSSGVDDQDAEAGEKQRTRSLHGIAKWVFVLFTAAAVLLSINQLFNLQFFAGVVILEGRYLFLLAGLFLSLTFLSFPLKGEPGASVAWYDWFLAALGAGVAGYFAYTADLSLEEGWEYAPPETARWISILFWLLILEATRRAGGLVIFLIVFVFSLYPTFADVLPGPISGFAQPFLDVIPYHIISSESSFGIPMRAFGNLVIGFIIFGAALQYTGGGAFFNNLALALVGGLRGGAAKVAIFASGFMGSLSGSVISNVLTTGAISIPAMKKTGFPARYAAGTEACASTGGVLMPPVMGTTAFVMASFLGRPYLEIAAAAAVPSILYYFGLFVQIDAYAARHNLKGIPREQLPSIWETMKEGWYYLFVFALLIFLMMFLRQETWAPFFATALLLVINQASKKHRFDIKGFFNLIYSIGRGLTELVAVLLGIGLIVGAFSATGLAGTLVNDLIFLAGGSVFMLLIMGAITSFIFGMGMTVTACYIFLAVVLAPALVKAGLNELAVHLFILYWGMVSYITPPVALGAFAAATMARTNALSAGVEAMRLGSIIYFVPFFFVLNPALIGEGSWVEVAVVFATAVFGVYLIGSALQGYVAGFGRIGTGPVALGAKILLLLGGLFFAAPGDVIPGVSHLQMGLIGALLGAPVLIYARMNRRRESAVG; this is encoded by the coding sequence ATGAGTGAGCAGATTTCCCCGTCGTCCGGTGTGGACGATCAAGACGCCGAGGCAGGCGAAAAGCAACGCACGCGGTCTCTGCATGGCATCGCAAAATGGGTGTTCGTTCTGTTCACGGCGGCAGCGGTCCTGCTGTCCATCAACCAGCTCTTCAATCTCCAGTTCTTCGCCGGTGTCGTCATCCTCGAGGGACGCTATCTCTTCCTGTTGGCGGGATTGTTCCTGTCGCTGACATTCCTCTCCTTTCCGCTGAAAGGAGAGCCGGGTGCCTCGGTTGCCTGGTATGACTGGTTCCTGGCCGCACTTGGCGCCGGCGTGGCCGGATATTTCGCCTACACCGCCGATCTCAGTCTTGAGGAGGGCTGGGAATATGCCCCGCCGGAAACGGCGCGCTGGATCTCGATCCTGTTCTGGCTGCTGATCCTGGAAGCCACCCGCCGCGCGGGCGGTCTGGTGATCTTCCTGATCGTTTTCGTCTTCTCGCTCTATCCGACGTTTGCCGACGTTCTGCCGGGACCGATTTCCGGATTTGCGCAGCCGTTTCTGGACGTGATCCCCTATCACATCATTTCCTCCGAGAGTTCTTTCGGCATTCCGATGCGGGCCTTCGGGAACCTGGTGATCGGCTTCATCATCTTCGGCGCGGCGCTGCAGTACACCGGCGGTGGGGCCTTCTTCAACAACCTGGCGCTGGCGCTTGTCGGCGGTCTGCGGGGAGGCGCCGCAAAGGTCGCGATCTTCGCCTCCGGCTTCATGGGCTCGCTCTCCGGCAGCGTGATTTCCAACGTGCTGACGACAGGTGCGATCTCAATTCCGGCGATGAAGAAGACCGGTTTCCCGGCCCGGTACGCGGCGGGCACCGAGGCCTGCGCCTCGACGGGCGGCGTGCTGATGCCGCCTGTGATGGGCACGACGGCCTTCGTCATGGCTTCGTTCCTCGGCCGGCCGTACCTGGAAATCGCGGCCGCGGCGGCGGTGCCGTCCATCCTCTACTATTTCGGCCTCTTCGTGCAGATCGACGCCTATGCCGCGCGACATAACCTCAAGGGCATCCCGCGCGAGCAATTGCCGTCGATCTGGGAGACGATGAAAGAAGGCTGGTATTACCTCTTCGTCTTCGCGCTGCTCATCTTCCTGATGATGTTCCTGCGCCAGGAAACCTGGGCACCGTTCTTCGCCACCGCCCTGCTGCTGGTGATCAATCAGGCCTCGAAGAAGCATCGCTTCGACATAAAAGGCTTCTTCAATCTGATCTACAGCATCGGCCGCGGTCTGACCGAGCTCGTGGCCGTGCTGCTCGGCATCGGTCTCATCGTCGGCGCTTTCTCGGCGACGGGCCTCGCAGGTACCCTGGTGAACGACCTGATCTTCCTGGCCGGCGGCTCCGTCTTCATGCTGCTGATCATGGGCGCGATCACGAGCTTCATCTTCGGTATGGGGATGACGGTCACCGCCTGCTACATCTTCCTGGCGGTGGTTCTCGCGCCGGCGCTTGTGAAGGCCGGCCTCAACGAACTGGCGGTCCACCTCTTCATCCTCTATTGGGGCATGGTCTCCTACATCACTCCGCCTGTGGCCCTCGGTGCCTTCGCCGCGGCCACGATGGCGCGCACGAATGCGCTTTCCGCGGGCGTTGAAGCGATGCGCCTCGGCAGCATCATCTATTTCGTGCCGTTCTTCTTCGTACTGAACCCGGCACTGATCGGGGAAGGCAGCTGGGTTGAAGTCGCGGTCGTTTTCGCGACGGCGGTCTTCGGCGTCTACCTGATCGGCAGCGCTCTGCAGGGTTATGTTGCCGGCTTCGGGCGGATCGGAACGGGGCCGGTGGCGCTCGGCGCCAAGATCCTGTTGCTGCTTGGCGGCCTGTTCTTCGCGGCCCCGGGCGATGTGATCCCAGGAGTATCGCATCTTCAGATGGGGCTGATCGGCGCGCTTCTCGGGGCGCCAGTCCTGATCTATGCCCGGATGAACCGGCGTCGGGAAAGTGCGGTCGGCTGA
- a CDS encoding TAXI family TRAP transporter solute-binding subunit, with the protein MGISLHSIRRAALAGAVLSVALGGTALADANLPKQLAWTAYGTGTAGYNQSVAIGGALKSKLGVNLRVLPGKNDVSRTEPLRQNKVQFSATGVGASFMAQEGAFDFGAKRWGPQKIRTLMMNNGAIGLAVGVAGDIGVKEYSDLKGKRVAWVKGSPSLNVNTEAYLAYGGLTWDDVEKVEFGGFGASWAGMVNGQVDAAFASTSSGKAYEMEASPRGLLWPPIDAGNKAGLDRMSGIAPFFQPTMASVGATIKKESPVPTAAYPYPVLVAYPEQEEDLVYNMTKAMVELFDDYAGKAPGINGWALDKQNLKWVVPYHAGAVRYYKEIGKWGAEEQAHNDKLIERQEVLATAWKDFLAKGASDDAWNAEWRAARHAALKAKGFNAVF; encoded by the coding sequence ATGGGCATTTCTTTGCATTCAATCCGGCGCGCCGCGCTTGCCGGAGCGGTCCTTTCGGTCGCTCTCGGCGGGACTGCTCTTGCGGACGCCAACTTGCCGAAACAGCTTGCCTGGACGGCGTACGGAACCGGTACCGCCGGCTATAACCAGTCGGTCGCGATCGGTGGCGCGCTGAAGTCAAAACTGGGCGTCAACCTTCGTGTCCTGCCGGGCAAGAACGACGTTTCCCGGACCGAGCCGCTGCGTCAGAACAAGGTTCAGTTCTCCGCGACCGGCGTCGGCGCGAGCTTCATGGCGCAGGAAGGGGCGTTCGATTTCGGCGCCAAGCGCTGGGGCCCGCAGAAAATCCGTACGCTGATGATGAATAACGGTGCCATCGGTCTCGCGGTCGGTGTCGCAGGCGATATCGGGGTCAAGGAATACAGCGATCTCAAGGGCAAGCGGGTTGCGTGGGTCAAGGGCTCGCCGTCCCTCAACGTGAATACCGAAGCCTATCTCGCCTATGGCGGGCTGACGTGGGACGATGTCGAGAAGGTCGAGTTCGGCGGCTTCGGCGCTTCCTGGGCCGGCATGGTGAACGGACAGGTCGATGCAGCTTTCGCCTCCACCAGCTCCGGCAAGGCTTACGAGATGGAAGCCAGCCCGCGCGGGCTGCTCTGGCCGCCGATCGATGCCGGCAACAAGGCCGGTCTGGATCGTATGTCCGGTATCGCGCCGTTCTTCCAGCCGACCATGGCCAGCGTCGGCGCGACCATCAAGAAAGAGTCCCCGGTTCCGACCGCTGCCTATCCCTATCCGGTTCTGGTTGCCTATCCGGAACAGGAAGAGGACCTCGTCTACAATATGACGAAGGCGATGGTTGAGCTATTCGACGATTATGCCGGCAAGGCGCCTGGCATCAACGGCTGGGCATTGGACAAGCAGAACCTGAAATGGGTCGTGCCGTACCATGCCGGTGCCGTCCGCTACTACAAGGAGATCGGCAAGTGGGGCGCTGAAGAGCAGGCCCATAACGACAAGCTGATCGAGCGCCAGGAAGTGCTTGCGACGGCCTGGAAGGACTTCCTTGCCAAGGGGGCGTCGGACGATGCCTGGAACGCCGAATGGCGGGCCGCGCGTCATGCCGCTCTGAAAGCCAAGGGCTTCAACGCGGTTTTCTAA
- a CDS encoding DUF2189 domain-containing protein, whose amino-acid sequence MTADTIYPPKIVVRAATFADIGAALSAGWGDFLATARFGLFFGAFFAFGGIGILAMAWALDLSYLAYPTAVGFSLIGPFAAVGLYEVSRRHGAAQHLVWRDILGVIFAQRRRELGWMAFVTMFMLIMWMYQVRVLLAIFLGFQSFTSFEGFLQVIFTTFDGLMFLGLGHIFGSVLALILYSATVISFPLLLEQEHDFITAMITSFKAVTMSPVVMIGWAAVIGFTLYISMIPAFLGLIVTLPVLGHATWHLYKRLISFEA is encoded by the coding sequence GTGACAGCAGACACCATATATCCGCCAAAAATAGTGGTCAGGGCCGCCACATTCGCGGATATCGGAGCGGCTCTCTCCGCCGGCTGGGGCGATTTCCTGGCAACGGCCCGTTTCGGCCTGTTTTTTGGCGCCTTCTTCGCGTTCGGAGGAATCGGGATCCTGGCCATGGCCTGGGCGCTCGACCTCTCCTACCTCGCCTACCCGACGGCGGTCGGCTTCTCCCTGATCGGCCCCTTCGCCGCAGTTGGTCTCTATGAGGTAAGCCGCCGCCACGGCGCCGCCCAACACCTCGTCTGGAGGGATATCCTCGGCGTGATCTTCGCCCAGCGGCGGCGTGAACTCGGCTGGATGGCCTTTGTGACCATGTTCATGCTGATCATGTGGATGTACCAGGTCCGCGTGCTGCTCGCGATCTTCCTCGGGTTCCAGTCCTTCACCAGCTTCGAGGGATTCCTGCAGGTCATTTTCACGACGTTTGACGGGCTGATGTTCCTCGGCCTCGGTCACATCTTCGGCTCCGTGCTCGCACTGATCCTCTATTCCGCGACAGTCATCTCGTTCCCGCTGCTGCTTGAGCAGGAACACGATTTCATCACCGCAATGATCACGAGCTTCAAGGCCGTCACCATGAGCCCTGTCGTGATGATCGGATGGGCCGCAGTGATCGGCTTCACACTCTATATCTCAATGATTCCGGCATTTCTCGGACTGATCGTCACGCTGCCAGTGCTCGGACACGCGACCTGGCACCTCTACAAGAGGCTGATCAGCTTCGAGGCCTAA